In Nocardioides palaemonis, a single genomic region encodes these proteins:
- a CDS encoding DoxX family protein — protein sequence MTTPTAAAAPRRALVDVALLVGRVALGSVMLAHGLQKLDQGGLAGTADGFAAMGIPAPTASAAFALAVELGGGVLLLLGALTPVVGVLWALNMAGAWWFVHRDAFFATDGGYELVLALAVLGLVLAATGPGRLSVDALVTRRRTTRREALAA from the coding sequence ATGACCACCCCCACTGCCGCCGCCGCACCGCGCCGGGCGCTCGTCGACGTCGCCCTGCTCGTCGGCCGGGTCGCCCTCGGCTCGGTGATGCTCGCCCACGGCCTGCAGAAGCTCGACCAGGGCGGGCTCGCCGGCACCGCTGACGGCTTCGCCGCGATGGGCATCCCGGCACCGACCGCGTCCGCGGCGTTCGCACTCGCCGTCGAGCTCGGCGGGGGCGTGCTCCTGCTGCTCGGCGCGCTCACCCCGGTCGTCGGTGTGCTGTGGGCGCTCAACATGGCCGGCGCCTGGTGGTTCGTCCACCGCGACGCCTTCTTCGCCACCGACGGCGGCTACGAGCTGGTGCTGGCGCTGGCCGTGCTCGGCCTCGTGCTCGCCGCGACCGGCCCCGGCCGGCTGTCGGTCGACGCGCTCGTCACGCGACGGCGTACGACCCGGCGCGAGGCGCTCGCCGCCTGA
- a CDS encoding YceI family protein gives MSSSFDAPTTAIDDTTGDYTLDVSHSRLGFVARHAMVTKVRGQFGAFEGTARIDEANPAASKVDLTIQVASVETGSADRDGHLKSGDFFDVETYPTITFTSTDVSRDGSDWTITGDLTIKDVTKPVTIEFEQTGSAKDPFGNLRVGFEGETTINRKDWGLTWNAALETGGVLVSEKIKLEFDVSAIQNA, from the coding sequence ATGTCCAGCTCGTTCGACGCCCCGACCACCGCCATCGACGACACCACCGGCGACTACACCCTCGACGTCAGCCACAGCCGCCTCGGCTTCGTCGCCCGCCACGCCATGGTCACCAAGGTCCGCGGCCAGTTCGGTGCCTTCGAGGGCACCGCCCGCATCGACGAGGCCAACCCCGCCGCGTCCAAGGTCGACCTCACCATCCAGGTCGCCTCGGTCGAGACCGGCAGCGCCGACCGCGACGGCCACCTCAAGTCCGGCGACTTCTTCGACGTCGAGACCTACCCGACCATCACCTTCACCTCGACCGACGTCTCGCGCGACGGCTCGGACTGGACCATCACCGGCGACCTCACCATCAAGGACGTCACCAAGCCGGTCACCATCGAGTTCGAGCAGACCGGCTCGGCCAAGGACCCGTTCGGCAACCTGCGCGTCGGCTTCGAGGGCGAGACCACCATCAACCGCAAGGACTGGGGCCTCACCTGGAACGCCGCGCTCGAGACCGGCGGCGTCCTCGTCTCGGAGAAGATCAAGCTCGAGTTCGACGTCTCCGCGATCCAGAACGCCTGA